A genome region from Primulina eburnea isolate SZY01 chromosome 9, ASM2296580v1, whole genome shotgun sequence includes the following:
- the LOC140842037 gene encoding rhodanese-like domain-containing protein 6 isoform X2, which produces MAEPCIRIRVEREEENEQHYGVLLYYKYADIPDLQDLFDFYQSNCTSLSLLGRVRLSAHGVNVTVGGKLKALEQHVEAVKSISLFEGTDFKLASCFEPINDRVAIECGFTSLSIRIVKELVTLCSHPSSNSPEILNAGRHLSAAEFHSMLQDTGKCLEKSSGSDKKMILLDARNLYETRIGKFDLPSVKTLDPEIRQYSDLPSWIDENSEQLRGNNILMYCTGGIRCEMASAYIRSKGAGFENVFQLYGGIQRYLEQFRDGGFFRGKNFVFDHRVAVGSLDTTILGTCLLCGATYDDYSSRSRCSHCRMLVLICDSCQRRSSLYICELCQASGKPMSISFVDDMSEKISSTVAHEVKFNLDRALHSPLLSLRKEQDSTAKGTSRKLRILCLHGFRQNASSFKGRTASLSKKLKNITEFVFVDAPHELPFIYQPPVAKQTYTHGSVLTQECPSFKISNRKFAWLIAPDHDKLTDNEWKMANIPFDPMQYQQQTEGFEKSLKYLNTLFSQAGPFDGILGFSQGAAMAALVSANQGMLKNEVGFRFVILCSGFAVNMGDYAEGSITCPSLHIFGSKEGNDRQIDCQASKYLASLFDSSCSTIIEHDLGHIIPTRSPYIEDIKDFLRRFL; this is translated from the exons ATGGCGGAACCCTGCATCCGAATTCGTGTAGAAAGAGAAGAGGAGAATGAACAACACTACGGCGTTTTATTGTACTATAAATACGCAGATATTCCTGACCTTCAAGACCTCTTCGATTTTTACCAATCAAACTGTACTTCGCTCTCTCTACTCGGCCGCGTTCGTCTCTCTGCTCACGGAGTGAATGTCACG GTTGGTGGGAAATTGAAGGCATTAGAGCAACACGTCGAGGCGGTAAAATCGATTAGTTTGTTTGAAGGGACGGATTTCAAGCTCGCATCTTGCTTTGAGCCGATCAACGATCGAGTCGCAATTGAATGTGGATTCACTTCCCTTTCCATCCGGATAGTCAAG GAATTAGTGACTTTATGTTCTCATCCCTCGTCGAACTCTCCAGAAATTTTGAATGCTGGAAGGCATCTCTCTGCAGCTGAATTTCATTCTATGCTTCAGGACACTG GAAAATGTCTAGAGAAGAGTTCTGGTTCTGATAAAAAGATGATTCTGTTAGATGCAAGAAACTTGTATGAGACAAGAATAGGAAAGTTTGATCTGCCATCTGTGAAAACGTTGGATCCAGAAATTAGACAGTACAGTGATCTTCCATCCTGGATAGATGAAAACTCTGAGCAATTGCGAGGGAACAATATCCTTAT GTATTGCACTGGAGGAATAAGATGTGAGATGGCATCAGCTTATATCAGATCCAAAGGTGCTggttttgaaaatgtttttcag TTATATGGTGGAATTCAGAGATATTTGGAACAATTTCGAGATGGTGGCTTTTTCAGGgggaaaaattttgtttttgatCATCG TGTTGCAGTTGGGAGCTTGGACACGACCATTTTGGGAACTTGCCTTCTTTGTGGTGCTACATATGATGATTACTCTTCGCGCAGCCGGTGCAGTCACTGTAGAATGCTTGTGTTGATCTGTGATAGTTGTCAG AGAAGGAGTTCGTTGTACATTTGTGAACTCTGTCAGGCAAGTGGCAAGCCGATGTCAATTTCCTTTGTAGATGATATGTCAGAAAAAATATCAAGCACAGTGGCACATGAAGTTAAATTCAACCTAGATCGGGCCTTGCATTCCCCTCTTCTATCACTGAGGAAAG aacaagattcaaccgctAAAGGGACATCGAGGAAACTTCGAATTTTATGCTTGCATGGCTTCCGGCAGAATGCTTCCAGCTTCAAAGGAAGAACAGCATCACTGTCCAAGAAACTCAAGAACATAACTGAGTTTGTTTTTGTTGACGCACCACATGAACTACCATTCATTTACCAACCTCCTGTAGCCAAGCAAACTTATACTCATGGTTCAGTCCTTACACAGGAATGTCCATCTTTCAAGATTTCCAATCGAAAGTTTGCATGGCTTATTGCACCAGATCATGATAAATTGACTGATAATGAGTGGAAGATGGCTAATATTCCGTTTGACCCCATGCAGTACCAGCAGCAAACCGAGGGATTCGAGAAATCTCTCAAATATCTGAACACTCTATTTTCTCAAGCTGGACCCTTTGATGGGATTCTGGGATTTTCGCAAGGGGCAGCAATGGCTGCCTTAGTCAGTGCAAATCAGGGGATGTTAAAAAATGAGGTAGGTTTTAGATTTGTGATCTTGTGCTCCGGATTTGCTGTTAATATGGGCGACTATGCTGAGGGATCGATAACTTGTCCATCACTTCATATTTTTGGTAGCAAAGAGGGCAACGACAGACAGATAGATTGCCAAGCTAGTAAGTATCTGGCTTCCTTGTTTGACAGCAGCTGTTCTACCATCATCGAACATGACCTTGGTCATATAATTCCCACCAGATCTCCATACATTGAAGATATCAAAGATTTTCTTCGACGGTTTCTGT
- the LOC140842037 gene encoding rhodanese-like domain-containing protein 6 isoform X1, whose product MAEPCIRIRVEREEENEQHYGVLLYYKYADIPDLQDLFDFYQSNCTSLSLLGRVRLSAHGVNVTVGGKLKALEQHVEAVKSISLFEGTDFKLASCFEPINDRVAIECGFTSLSIRIVKELVTLCSHPSSNSPEILNAGRHLSAAEFHSMLQDTGKCLEKSSGSDKKMILLDARNLYETRIGKFDLPSVKTLDPEIRQYSDLPSWIDENSEQLRGNNILMYCTGGIRCEMASAYIRSKGAGFENVFQLYGGIQRYLEQFRDGGFFRGKNFVFDHRVAVGSLDTTILGTCLLCGATYDDYSSRSRCSHCRMLVLICDSCQRRSSLYICELCQASGKPMSISFVDDMSEKISSTVAHEVKFNLDRALHSPLLSLRKGKHCAEQDSTAKGTSRKLRILCLHGFRQNASSFKGRTASLSKKLKNITEFVFVDAPHELPFIYQPPVAKQTYTHGSVLTQECPSFKISNRKFAWLIAPDHDKLTDNEWKMANIPFDPMQYQQQTEGFEKSLKYLNTLFSQAGPFDGILGFSQGAAMAALVSANQGMLKNEVGFRFVILCSGFAVNMGDYAEGSITCPSLHIFGSKEGNDRQIDCQASKYLASLFDSSCSTIIEHDLGHIIPTRSPYIEDIKDFLRRFL is encoded by the exons ATGGCGGAACCCTGCATCCGAATTCGTGTAGAAAGAGAAGAGGAGAATGAACAACACTACGGCGTTTTATTGTACTATAAATACGCAGATATTCCTGACCTTCAAGACCTCTTCGATTTTTACCAATCAAACTGTACTTCGCTCTCTCTACTCGGCCGCGTTCGTCTCTCTGCTCACGGAGTGAATGTCACG GTTGGTGGGAAATTGAAGGCATTAGAGCAACACGTCGAGGCGGTAAAATCGATTAGTTTGTTTGAAGGGACGGATTTCAAGCTCGCATCTTGCTTTGAGCCGATCAACGATCGAGTCGCAATTGAATGTGGATTCACTTCCCTTTCCATCCGGATAGTCAAG GAATTAGTGACTTTATGTTCTCATCCCTCGTCGAACTCTCCAGAAATTTTGAATGCTGGAAGGCATCTCTCTGCAGCTGAATTTCATTCTATGCTTCAGGACACTG GAAAATGTCTAGAGAAGAGTTCTGGTTCTGATAAAAAGATGATTCTGTTAGATGCAAGAAACTTGTATGAGACAAGAATAGGAAAGTTTGATCTGCCATCTGTGAAAACGTTGGATCCAGAAATTAGACAGTACAGTGATCTTCCATCCTGGATAGATGAAAACTCTGAGCAATTGCGAGGGAACAATATCCTTAT GTATTGCACTGGAGGAATAAGATGTGAGATGGCATCAGCTTATATCAGATCCAAAGGTGCTggttttgaaaatgtttttcag TTATATGGTGGAATTCAGAGATATTTGGAACAATTTCGAGATGGTGGCTTTTTCAGGgggaaaaattttgtttttgatCATCG TGTTGCAGTTGGGAGCTTGGACACGACCATTTTGGGAACTTGCCTTCTTTGTGGTGCTACATATGATGATTACTCTTCGCGCAGCCGGTGCAGTCACTGTAGAATGCTTGTGTTGATCTGTGATAGTTGTCAG AGAAGGAGTTCGTTGTACATTTGTGAACTCTGTCAGGCAAGTGGCAAGCCGATGTCAATTTCCTTTGTAGATGATATGTCAGAAAAAATATCAAGCACAGTGGCACATGAAGTTAAATTCAACCTAGATCGGGCCTTGCATTCCCCTCTTCTATCACTGAGGAAAGGTAAG CATTGTGcagaacaagattcaaccgctAAAGGGACATCGAGGAAACTTCGAATTTTATGCTTGCATGGCTTCCGGCAGAATGCTTCCAGCTTCAAAGGAAGAACAGCATCACTGTCCAAGAAACTCAAGAACATAACTGAGTTTGTTTTTGTTGACGCACCACATGAACTACCATTCATTTACCAACCTCCTGTAGCCAAGCAAACTTATACTCATGGTTCAGTCCTTACACAGGAATGTCCATCTTTCAAGATTTCCAATCGAAAGTTTGCATGGCTTATTGCACCAGATCATGATAAATTGACTGATAATGAGTGGAAGATGGCTAATATTCCGTTTGACCCCATGCAGTACCAGCAGCAAACCGAGGGATTCGAGAAATCTCTCAAATATCTGAACACTCTATTTTCTCAAGCTGGACCCTTTGATGGGATTCTGGGATTTTCGCAAGGGGCAGCAATGGCTGCCTTAGTCAGTGCAAATCAGGGGATGTTAAAAAATGAGGTAGGTTTTAGATTTGTGATCTTGTGCTCCGGATTTGCTGTTAATATGGGCGACTATGCTGAGGGATCGATAACTTGTCCATCACTTCATATTTTTGGTAGCAAAGAGGGCAACGACAGACAGATAGATTGCCAAGCTAGTAAGTATCTGGCTTCCTTGTTTGACAGCAGCTGTTCTACCATCATCGAACATGACCTTGGTCATATAATTCCCACCAGATCTCCATACATTGAAGATATCAAAGATTTTCTTCGACGGTTTCTGT